A part of Ptychodera flava strain L36383 chromosome 11, AS_Pfla_20210202, whole genome shotgun sequence genomic DNA contains:
- the LOC139144039 gene encoding uncharacterized protein: MDVFGPWTIASRKTRAGTSEAKRWAVIFVCLYTTAVHIEVIDSMDTSSFINALRRFIAIRGNIKKLRCDQGTNFIGAKNELQAAAKELDQDRIKKFLTTRDCEWIFNPPHASHFGGIWERQIGTIRRVLDSMHYQLGKQQYTHDLLTTLMAEASAIVNSRPITTVSSDANDPQALTPNMLLTMKTQSPTPPPGSFVQQDIYSRKRWRRVQYLADQFWIRWRKEYLQSRQPRPKWNKSTINVKEGDVVLLREKEYARNSWPLARIVKVYPSDDNKVRKVDVMIYKDGEHRTNLRPSSELVLIELCD; the protein is encoded by the coding sequence ATGGACGTATTCGGCCCCTGGACTATAGCTTCCCGCAAAACCAGAGCCGGTACATCTGAAGCAAAGAGATGGGCAGttatctttgtctgtctctACACTACAGCAGTACACATAGAAGTAATAGACTCCATGGACACTTCATCCTTCATCAACGCCCTACGTCGCTTCATAGCTATACGCGGCAACATCAAGAAACTCAGATGTGACCAGGGCACCAACTTCATTGGCGCAAAGAACGAACTTCAGGCAGCAGCCAAAGAGCTGGATCAAGACCGCATCAAGAAATTCCTTACAACGAGAGACTGTGAGTGGATTTTCAACCCACCTCACGCATCCCACTTCGGCGGTATATGGGAACGACAAATTGGTACCATCAGACGCGTTCTTGACTCCATGCACTATCAACTAGGCAAGCAACAATACACACATGACTTGCTGACAACTCTCATGGCAGAAGCCAGCGCCATCGTCAACTCCAGACCTATAACAACAGTATCATCAGATGCAAACGATCCTCAAGCTCTCACCCCAAACATGCTACTCACCATGAAGACTCAATCACCGACACCACCACCAGGCTCATTCGTCCAACAAGACATCTACAGTAGAAAACGTTGGCGACGCGTACAGTATCTAGCTGATCAATTCTGGATACGATGGAGAAAAGAATATCTACAAAGCCGTCAGCCACGACCAAAATGGAACAAATCTACAATCAACGTCAAAGAAGGAGACGTGGTTcttttgagagagaaagaatacgCAAGAAACAGCTGGCCCCTCGCTCGCATAGTGAAGGTCTACCCCAGCGATGACAACAAAGTACGAAAAGTAGACGTGATGATCTACAAAGATGGCGAACATCGAACCAACCTAAGACCAAGTAGTgaattagttttgattgaactGTGTGATTGA